The following proteins are encoded in a genomic region of Danio rerio strain Tuebingen ecotype United States chromosome 16, GRCz12tu, whole genome shotgun sequence:
- the tpbg gene encoding trophoblast glycoprotein precursor (The RefSeq protein has 9 substitutions, 1 non-frameshifting indel compared to this genomic sequence) → MSNVGLLRLLQLQTKQRSMCNLTLCLLLFLTSSCSSLSTCPAQCLCESTVVNCESQNLTSVPQPLPENITTLNLNGNRILNLSNASFPRPLVHLTHLYVSGNQLQELDSMAFQNFSSLRLLDLSDNRILHFSIEALHQDNKIEVLNFSKSLRNHSYIGVLARLFHHSLPKVSRLDLSNNDLVFLPEGIFTGLSELSLLDLRNNSLVSFRNVTSQNKALKELDLRDNAFKALPNETLSELYSIPNLRVRLAGNPWRCDCDIEYLLFWLEKQDFVTDRLNLTCASPRELKHVQLVHLEHSQLPCWSDNVDELNRVLEPSYVFLGLVLALIGVIFLLVLYLNRKGIKRWMYNIRDACRDHMEGYHYRYEINSDPGLANLSPNSDV, encoded by the coding sequence ATGTCGAATGTTGGATTATTGCGTTTGCTTCAACTTCAGACAAAACAAAGGAGCATGTGTAACCTGACTCTCTGCCTTTTACTCTTCCTGACGTCTTCCTGCTCATCTTTATCTACATGTCCTGCCCAGTGTTTGTGCGAATCCACTGTAGTGAACTGCGAGAGCCAAAACTTGACATCAGTCCCACAGCCACTTCCAGAAAACATCACCACACTCAATCTCAATGGAAACCGCATATTGAATCTGAGCAATGCATCGTTCCCCAGACCTCTGGTGCATTTAACGCACCTTTATGTGTCGGGAAACCAGCTGCAGGAGTTGGACATGGCATTTAAAAAATTGTCAAGCCTGCGCTTGCTTGACCTGAGCGACAACAGGATTTTACAGTTCAGCATTGAGGCTTTACATCAAGACAACAAGATTGAAGTTCTGAACTTCAGCAAATCCTTATGCAATCACTCCTACATTGGTGTGTTGGCTGATCTCTTCAGACACAGCCTTCCGAAGGTTTCACGCCTTGATTTGTCCAACAATGACTTGGTGTTTCTACCTGAGGACATTTTCACAGGTTTATCCGAGCTGTCTCTTTTGGATTTGAGGAACAACTCCCTTGTTTCCTTCAGGAATGTTACATCTCAGAATAAAGCTCTGAAAGAGTTGGACTTACGAGACAATGCATTTAAAGCTCTGTCCAATGAAACTCTATCAGAGCTCTATTCAATCCCTAATTTGCGAGTCAGACTTGCAGGAAACCCTTGGCGCTGTGATTGTGACATTGAGTACTTGCTGTTTTGGTTGGAGAAACAAGACTTTGTGACGGACAGATTGAATCTGACCTGTGCTAGTCCCAGAGAACTCAAACATGTCCAACTCGTACACCTGGAGCACTCACAGCTCCCATGCTGGAGCGACAATGTGGATGAGCTGAATCGTGTTCTGGAGCCCTCGTATGTGTTTTTGGGGCTCGTTCTTGCCCTCATTGGGGTCATCTTCCTTCTGGTCCTTTACCTTAACAGGAAAGGGATCAAGAGATGGATGTACAATATCCGTGACGCATGCAGAGATCATATGGAGGGATACCATTACAGATACGAGATCAACTCAGACCCGGGGCTGGCCAACCTCAGTCCCAACTCCGATGTGTGA
- the tpbg gene encoding trophoblast glycoprotein isoform X1 yields the protein MSNVGLLRLLQLQTKQRSMCNLTLCLLLFLTSSCSSLSTCPAQCLCESTVVNCESQNLTSVPQPLPENITTLNLNGNRILNLSNASFPRPLVHLTHLYVSGNQLQELDMAFKKLSSLRLLDLSDNRILQFSIEALHQDNKIEVLNFSKSLCNHSYIGVLADLFRHSLPKVSRLDLSNNDLVFLPEDIFTGLSELSLLDLRNNSLVSFRNVTSQNKALKELDLRDNAFKALSNETLSELYSIPNLRVRLAGNPWRCDCDIEYLLFWLEKQDFVTDRLNLTCASPRELKHVQLVHLEHSQLPCWSDNVDELNRVLEPSYVFLGLVLALIGVIFLLVLYLNRKGIKRWMYNIRDACRDHMEGYHYRYEINSDPGLANLSPNSDV from the coding sequence ATGTCGAATGTTGGATTATTGCGTTTGCTTCAACTTCAGACAAAACAAAGGAGCATGTGTAACCTGACTCTCTGCCTTTTACTCTTCCTGACGTCTTCCTGCTCATCTTTATCTACATGTCCTGCCCAGTGTTTGTGCGAATCCACTGTAGTGAACTGCGAGAGCCAAAACTTGACATCAGTCCCACAGCCACTTCCAGAAAACATCACCACACTCAATCTCAATGGAAACCGCATATTGAATCTGAGCAATGCATCGTTCCCCAGACCTCTGGTGCATTTAACGCACCTTTATGTGTCGGGAAACCAGCTGCAGGAGTTGGACATGGCATTTAAAAAATTGTCAAGCCTGCGCTTGCTTGACCTGAGCGACAACAGGATTTTACAGTTCAGCATTGAGGCTTTACATCAAGACAACAAGATTGAAGTTCTGAACTTCAGCAAATCCTTATGCAATCACTCCTACATTGGTGTGTTGGCTGATCTCTTCAGACACAGCCTTCCGAAGGTTTCACGCCTTGATTTGTCCAACAATGACTTGGTGTTTCTACCTGAGGACATTTTCACAGGTTTATCCGAGCTGTCTCTTTTGGATTTGAGGAACAACTCCCTTGTTTCCTTCAGGAATGTTACATCTCAGAATAAAGCTCTGAAAGAGTTGGACTTACGAGACAATGCATTTAAAGCTCTGTCCAATGAAACTCTATCAGAGCTCTATTCAATCCCTAATTTGCGAGTCAGACTTGCAGGAAACCCTTGGCGCTGTGATTGTGACATTGAGTACTTGCTGTTTTGGTTGGAGAAACAAGACTTTGTGACGGACAGATTGAATCTGACCTGTGCTAGTCCCAGAGAACTCAAACATGTCCAACTCGTACACCTGGAGCACTCACAGCTCCCATGCTGGAGCGACAATGTGGATGAGCTGAATCGTGTTCTGGAGCCCTCGTATGTGTTTTTGGGGCTCGTTCTTGCCCTCATTGGGGTCATCTTCCTTCTGGTCCTTTACCTTAACAGGAAAGGGATCAAGAGATGGATGTACAATATCCGTGACGCATGCAGAGATCATATGGAGGGATACCATTACAGATACGAGATCAACTCAGACCCGGGGCTGGCCAACCTCAGTCCCAACTCCGATGTGTGA